Proteins encoded within one genomic window of Drosophila teissieri strain GT53w unplaced genomic scaffold, Prin_Dtei_1.1 Segkk5_quiver_pilon_scaf, whole genome shotgun sequence:
- the LOC122625739 gene encoding uncharacterized protein LOC122625739: protein MDRPFLVCGVDFCGPFYVSLKIRGRPPIKTYVAVFVCFSSKAVHLELVVDLSTDSFLSVLKRFVGRRGLPEKVYSDNATNFVGACNVLKELSEAFHRSRDELSGYAAQRGVEWCFIPPRSPHFGGLWEAAVKSAKIRLLRGVGNAKLTADELSTHLVEVEALLNSRPIASPGNDPNDGEALTPGHLLIGQPLITLPQESGTGGVCSKASCAYLKRWRMLSALKQQFWDSWSKDYIASLQQRNKWSVRCRDLEVGCLVVVHEDNVPPQRWLTGRVVATTAGEDGRVRVAEIRTSGGVIKRAIHKLALLPVDTAPVEKMKEPEAFNGAGMSEQ, encoded by the coding sequence ATGGATCGCCCCTTCCTAGTTTGCGGAGTAGATTTTTGTGGTCCATTTTATGTGTCCTTAAAGATCCGCGGTAGACCTCCTATCAAAACTTATGTGgccgtttttgtgtgcttttcgtCAAAGGCTGTTCACCTTGAACTTGTTGTCGACCTATCCACTGACAGCTTCTTATCCGTCTTGAAAAGGTTCGTCGGGAGGAGAGGGCTGCCGGAGAAAGTGTACAGCGACAACGCCACGAATTTCGTCGGAGCGTGCAACGTGCTGAAGGAGCTCAGCGAAGCGTTTCACCGCAGTCGGGACGAGCTGAGCGGATACGCGGCTCAGAGAGGCGTCGAGTGGTGTTTCATACCGCCGAGGTCACCACACTTCGGAGGACTGTGGGAAGCAGCCGTCAAATCCGCCAAAATCCGGTTGCTGCGAGGAGTCGGCAACGCCAAGCTCACGGCGGACGAGTTGAGCACCCACCTGGTCGAGGTAGAGGCGCTGCTCAATTCGCGTCCAATCGCGTCGCCGGGCAACGATCCCAACGATGGAGAGGCCCTAACACCAGGACACCTACTAATCGGGCAGCCTCTGATCACGCTGCCGCAAGAATCCGGCACAGGAGGAGTGTGCAGCAAGGCCAGTTGCGCATATTTGAAGCGGTGGCGAATGCTGTCCGCTCTCAAGCAGCAGTTTTGGGACAGCTGGTCCAAGGATTACATCGCCAGCCTGCAGCAGCGCAACAAATGGAGCGTCAGATGCCGCGATCTTGAGGTCGGTTGCCTGGTGGTCGTCCACGAGGACAACGTGCCCCCGCAGCGGTGGCTAACAGGCCGCGtggtggcaacaacagcaggcgaGGACGGTAGAGTGCGCGTGGCGGAAATTCGGACGTCAGGAGGCGTCATCAAGCGCGCCATCCACAAGCTGGCATTGCTGCCAGTGGATACTGCTCCTGTTGAGAAGATGAAAGAGCCGGAGGCCTTTAACGGGGCCGGAATGTCGGAGcagtaa